The Procambarus clarkii isolate CNS0578487 chromosome 39, FALCON_Pclarkii_2.0, whole genome shotgun sequence genome window below encodes:
- the LOC138372470 gene encoding uncharacterized protein has translation MEQKINASTDKITSRPMEQKTNTSTDKITSRPMEQKTNASTDKITSRPMEQKTNASTDKITSRPMEQKTNTSTDKITSRPMEQKTNESTDKISSRPMEQKTNTSTDKISSRPMEQKTNTSTDKITSRPMEQKTNTSTDSISNK, from the coding sequence ATGGAACAAAAGATTAATGCATCAACGGACAAAATCACCAGCCGACCAATGGAACAAAAGACCAATACATCAACGGACAAAATCACCAGCCGACCAATGGAACAAAAGACCAATGCATCAACGGACAAAATCACCAGCCGACCAATGGAACAAAAGACCAATGCATCAACGGACAAAATCACCAGCCGACCAATGGAACAAAAGACCAATACATCAACGGACAAAATCACCAGCCGACCAATGGAACAAAAGACCAATGAATCAACGGACAAAATCAGCAGCCGACCAATGGAACAAAAGACCAATACATCAACGGACAAAATCAGCAGCCGACCAATGGAACAAAAGACCAATACATCAACGGACAAAATCACCAGCCGACCAATGGAACAAAAGACCAATACATCAACGGACAGTATAAGTAATAAATAA
- the LOC138372724 gene encoding uncharacterized protein DDB_G0283697-like isoform X2, with protein MFSWAPYTAALLLVLAATARTSTKGQQQEQGDITFDLLQEPAKPDPAEDAVVRDLLRTEDDPVKASSPAGDDSTNSHPEEDDVVLDLSSPEAAGPELPADSQEVSAAGHGEDKSNKAGDKDQLGYKDQLGYKDQLGYKDRHYNNHDQDNAKGPHDSQDKRAKGPHDSQDQRAKGPHDSQDQRAKGPHDSQNQRAKGHNDKPKYRVNVHKEGSHHYGHRNKSHKDKGNNDSYRKEKTLHNNRKFEHLEAKKHFDHRDAKKHFDHRDAKKHFDHRDAKKRFDHRDAKKRLEHPDSKNHFDHRDAKKRLEHRDAKKRFDHSDAKKRLEHRDAKKRFDHRDTKKRFDHRDAKKRFDHSDAKKRLEHRDAKKRFDHRDTKKRFDHRDAKKRFDHRDTKKRFDHRDAKKRFDHRDTKRQSFKYSDPGISTKATRRRDSKSAYNKRGSSIKSDVTSSDAGSSEKPSGVSGVTRSTVNKIHYKRKAKSVVRHIKGEKEKAKSSKVQSSSSKYKSLRSSEAKFQSVKDSKGRYKRAQQNKAESRTKFNTTQKIKPRVKGDRQRNVRNTKHISKPKFTKAPERQRGQKEQGQENKFGSTDIGHKQRRENVAKVSKNKAAKVIKKTKLLHSSKETSRQYSQKEKLSKGSGELSQRRRGGKKPHKPLFSFVHRETREQSEEQLANLKKERNKREISASVNSKIRHRKSGGSGRKEGRRGGQRKLKSHLGSSQRQSERENDVSHSLHLKQLRKEPHANKIKKKKSITNRTRNWKTSKSTTRRNRQLLGKNNKNNDITPRSEKYQESVTKNRTNNEKKFKSQAFQGNYGRKSHNPQGKMRQKQRIIRTNLRKRKVKISDVNIDTKRERRSETKIKTDRSTRKNTAKNPLSGKLLRSRQDAGNKINRRQETMNERNRWKEGRNKSFRRQEVRNKSNRRLEARNKSNRGKEGKSKNYQSQGARNKYNRGQETRNKNNPGKVGKNKSYQRQKTKDKRSRRQEAGKKIYQPNMRISKRKESNINKNRRREERVSRPRNPQNREHRVPQPSPRGRVKDLQNLDKSIRGHDKSLRGHDKPPLGFNKYKLFKQSQPQLKNLQDTDFFKRPKSKKLRNKTFATVKRKRRSLSRRKSNNSPKHLEAHRGRRKHRSSGKVTNARTFTSRDVTRSHRGQQQRKEADATIRRLKNSPQKSRRVEKSFVLRRNKLSHNSPTRNRQLRKRLENQRNISHENTRMKTTDRKNKEAIINHKKNEKLSKSKSRRTRPKLSNKTEYKESHFKSKDSLQKAGRGKMGSVEGKLLSTCLNTLSRVCQLIDKCLLDAYQPERLAENEIRRSGKTRPHRRDYVRDNSKRGARRMMRPSTYIKIHKQRANERYKSSSPGRNRGTKQQNNWPQHTKYKQKDSRRNKRRSFVASNRRRQPWE; from the exons ATGTTCTCCTGGGCTCCG TACACAGCAGCGCTACTGCTGGTCCTAGCAGCAACAGCGAGAACCTCGAccaaaggacagcagcaggagcaaggtgACATCACCTTCGACCTCCTCCAGGAACCGGCAAAACCCGACCCTGCAGAGGATGCCGTCGTTCGCGACCTTCTCCGGACAGAAGACGACCCCGTAAAGGCCAGCAGCCCTGCAGGGGACGACTCAACAAATTCCCATCCCGAGGAAGATGACGTTGTCTTGGACCTCAGTAGTCCTGAAGCGGCTGGTCCCGAACTGCCCGCGGACAGTCAAGAGGTCTCTGCTGCAG GCCACGGAGAAGACAAGTCCAACAAGGCAGGTGATAAGGACCAGCTCGGCTACAAGGACCAGCTCGGCTACAAGGACCAGCTCGGCTACAAGGACCGCCACTACAACAATCACGACCAGGACAATGCCAAG GGCCCTCATGATAGCCAGGACAAGAGGGCCAAGGGTCCCCACGATAGCCAGGACCAGAGGGCCAAGGGTCCCCACGATAGCCAGGATCAGAGGGCCAAGGGTCCCCACGATAGCCAGAACCAGAGGGCCAAGGGCCACAACGACAAACCCAAGTACCGTGTGAACGTTCACAAGGAAGGGAGTCACCACTACGGCCATCGCAATAAATCTCATAAAGATAAG GGGAATAACGATTCGTACCGTAAGGAGAAGACTCTCCACAACAACAGGAAGTTCGAGCACCTTGAGGCCAAGAAGCACTTCGACCACCGCGACGCCAAGAAGCACTTCGACCACCGCGACGCCAAGAAGCACTTCGACCACCGCGACGCCAAGAAGCGCTTCGACCACCGCGACGCCAAGAAGCGCTTAGAGCACCCCGACTCCAAGAATCACTTCGACCACCGCGACGCCAAGAAGCGCTTAGAGCACCGCGATGCCAAGAAGCGCTTCGACCACAGCGACGCCAAGAAGCGCTTAGAGCACCGCGACGCCAAGAAGCGCTTCGACCACCGCGACACCAAGAAACGCTTTGACCACCGCGACGCCAAGAAGCGCTTCGACCACAGCGACGCCAAGAAGCGCTTAGAGCACCGCGACGCCAAGAAGCGCTTCGACCACCGCGACACCAAGAAACGCTTTGACCACCGCGACGCCAAGAAGCGCTTCGACCACCGCGACACCAAGAAACGCTTTGACCACCGCGACGCCAAGAAGCGCTTCGACCACCGCGACACCAAGAGGCAATCCTTTAAGTACTCTGACCCTGGCATCTCCACTAAGGCCACCAGGAGGCGGGACTCCAAGAGCGCCTACAACAAG AGGGGTAGCTCGATCAAAAGTGACGTTACAAGTAGCGATGCAGGGTCGAGTGAGAAACCTTCTGGGGTCTCAGGAGTGACAAGGAGCACCGTGAACAAAATCCACTACAAGAGAAAAGCTAAAAGTGTCGTTCGTCATATTAAAGGTGAAAAAGAAAAGGCTAAGTCATCGAAGGTACAGAGCTCTAGTTCAAAATACAAGAGTTTAAGAAGCTCTGAAGCAAAATTTCAGAGCGTGAAAGATTCCAAAGGGAGATATAAAAGAGCTCAACAAAATAAGGCAGAGTCGAGAACAAAATTTAATACTACTCAAAAAATTAAGCCAAGAGTGAAGGGAGATAGACAAAGAAATGTTAGGAATACAAAACATATTTCAAAACCAAAATTCACAAAAGCACCAGAGAGACAAAGAGGTCAGAAAGAACAAGGCCAAGAAAACAAATTTGGCTCTACAGATATTGGACACAAACAGAGACGTGAAAATGTTGCGAAAGTTAGTAAGAATAAAGCCGCCAAGGTAATAAAAAAGACAAAGTTATTACATTCTTCTAAGGAAACAAGTCGTCAGTATTCTCAGAAAGAGAAGTTAAGTAAAGGATCTGGAGAGCTTTCTCAAAGACGTCGGGGAGGCAAGAAGCCGCACAAACCTCTCTTCAGTTTTGTTCACCGGGAAACACGAGAACAAAGTGAAGAACAATTGGCAAATTTAAAGAAAGAGAGAAACAAAAGAGAGATCTCAGCATCCGTCAACTCGAAAATACGACATCGTAAGTCTGGTGGGTCAGGGCGCAAGGAAGGCAGGAGAGGGGGGCAACGCAAGCTTAAATCACACCTTGGGAGCTCCCAGCGGCAAAGTGAGAGAGAAAACGATGTAAGTCATTCATTGCATTTGAAGCAGCTGAGAAAAGAGCCACACGCGAATAAGATTAAGAAGAAAAAATCAATTACAAACCGGACAAGAAACTGGAAAACCTCGAAGAGCACTACAAGACGCAATCGTCAGCTTCTTGGAAAAAACAATAAGAACAATGACATAACACCAAGAAGCGAGAAATATCAAGAGAGTGTCACAAAAAATCGAACCAATAACGAAAAAAAGTTCAAATCTCAAGCCTTTCAGGGGAACTACGGCAGAAAAAGCCACAACCCTCAAGGGAAGATGAGACAAAAACAAAGGATTATAAGGACTAATCTTAGAAAGCGAAAAGTGAAGATAAGCGATGTCAACATTGACACCAAAAGGGAAAGAAGAAGTGAGACAAAAATCAAAACAGACCGCAGCACGAGGAAGAACACTGCTAAGAATCCACTAAGTGGCAAACTTCTACGATCAAGGCAAGACGCAGGGAACAAAATAAATCGAAGGCAGGAAACAATGAACGAAAGAAATCGATGGAAGGAAGGCAGAAACAAGAGTTTTCGAAGGCAGGAAGTGAGGAACAAGAGTAATCGACGGCTCGAAGCAAGGAACAAAAGTAATCGGGGGAAGGAAGGAAAAAGCAAGAACTATCAATCGCAGGGAGCAAGGAATAAGTATAATCGAGGGCAGGAAACACGGAACAAGAATAATCCAGGGAAGGTAGGAAAAAATAAGAGTTATCAAAGGCAGAAAACAAAGGACAAAAGAAGCCGAAGGCAAGAAGCAGGGAAAAAGATTTATCAACCAAATATGAGAATAAGCAAAAGGAAGGAATCAAATATCAataaaaataggcgcagagaagaACGTGTATCTAGACCTCGAAATCCTCAAAATCGAGAACACCGGGTCCCTCAACCCTCTCCCCGGGGCCGTGTCAAAGATCTCCAGAACCTTGACAAATCTATCCGGGGCCATGATAAATCTCTCCGGGGCCATGATAAACCTCCCCTGGGGTTTAACAAATATAAACTATTCAAACAAAGTCAACCTCAATTAAAAAACCTTCAAGATACTGATTTTTTCAAAAGACCAAAATCTaaaaaattgagaaacaagacatTTGCAACAGTCAAAAGGAAAAGGAGGTCGTTGTCGCGCAGAAAGTCCAACAACTCTCCAAAACACCTAGAGGCTCATAGAGGTCGCAGGAAGCACCGGAGCTCTGGTAAAGTTACTAACGCAAGAACGTTTACATCCAGAGACGTTACGAGATCACACCGAGGGCAGCAGCAGAGGAAAGAAGCTGATGCAACAATCAGAAGGCtgaagaattcgcctcaaaaatctagAAGGGTTGAGAAAAGTTTTGTCCTCCGGAGAAACAAACTAAGCCACAACTCCCCGACAAGAAACAGACAGTTACGAAAACGACTCGAAAACCAGAGGAACATTTCACATGAAAACACAAGAATGAAGACCACAGATCGCAAAAACAAAGAAGCAATTATAAATCACAAGAAAAATGAAAAATTATCCAAGAGCAAATCCAGAAGAACTCGGCCAAAACTTTCCAACAAGACAGAATACAAGGAAAGTCACTTTAAGTCTAAGGACTCCCTACAGAAGGCAGGGAGAGGGAAAATGGGAAGTGTCGAAGGAAAGTTGTTGAGTACGTGTCTCAATACTCTGTCCAGAGTTTGTCAGTTAATCGACAAATGCCTCCTCGACGCTTACCAACCGGAGCGACTCGCAGAAAACGAGATTCGTCGCTCAGGAAAAACGAGACCTCACCGGAGAGACTACGTTAGAGACAACAGCAAGAGGGGAGCGAGGAGAATGATGCGACCATCGACATATATCAAGATACACAAACAAAGAGCCAATGAACGCTATAAGAGCAGCTCTCCAGGGAGAAACAGAGGAACAAAACAACAAAATAACTGGCCACAACACACGAAATATAAACAAAAAGACTCAAGACGCAACAAAAGGCGAAGTTTTGTTGCTAGTAACAGGAGACGCCAGCCATGGGAATAA
- the LOC138372724 gene encoding uncharacterized protein DDB_G0283697-like isoform X1, which yields MFSWAPYTAALLLVLAATARTSTKGQQQEQGDITFDLLQEPAKPDPAEDAVVRDLLRTEDDPVKASSPAGDDSTNSHPEEDDVVLDLSSPEAAGPELPADSQEVSAAGGSPDLDTIVAGHGEDKSNKAGDKDQLGYKDQLGYKDQLGYKDRHYNNHDQDNAKGPHDSQDKRAKGPHDSQDQRAKGPHDSQDQRAKGPHDSQNQRAKGHNDKPKYRVNVHKEGSHHYGHRNKSHKDKGNNDSYRKEKTLHNNRKFEHLEAKKHFDHRDAKKHFDHRDAKKHFDHRDAKKRFDHRDAKKRLEHPDSKNHFDHRDAKKRLEHRDAKKRFDHSDAKKRLEHRDAKKRFDHRDTKKRFDHRDAKKRFDHSDAKKRLEHRDAKKRFDHRDTKKRFDHRDAKKRFDHRDTKKRFDHRDAKKRFDHRDTKRQSFKYSDPGISTKATRRRDSKSAYNKRGSSIKSDVTSSDAGSSEKPSGVSGVTRSTVNKIHYKRKAKSVVRHIKGEKEKAKSSKVQSSSSKYKSLRSSEAKFQSVKDSKGRYKRAQQNKAESRTKFNTTQKIKPRVKGDRQRNVRNTKHISKPKFTKAPERQRGQKEQGQENKFGSTDIGHKQRRENVAKVSKNKAAKVIKKTKLLHSSKETSRQYSQKEKLSKGSGELSQRRRGGKKPHKPLFSFVHRETREQSEEQLANLKKERNKREISASVNSKIRHRKSGGSGRKEGRRGGQRKLKSHLGSSQRQSERENDVSHSLHLKQLRKEPHANKIKKKKSITNRTRNWKTSKSTTRRNRQLLGKNNKNNDITPRSEKYQESVTKNRTNNEKKFKSQAFQGNYGRKSHNPQGKMRQKQRIIRTNLRKRKVKISDVNIDTKRERRSETKIKTDRSTRKNTAKNPLSGKLLRSRQDAGNKINRRQETMNERNRWKEGRNKSFRRQEVRNKSNRRLEARNKSNRGKEGKSKNYQSQGARNKYNRGQETRNKNNPGKVGKNKSYQRQKTKDKRSRRQEAGKKIYQPNMRISKRKESNINKNRRREERVSRPRNPQNREHRVPQPSPRGRVKDLQNLDKSIRGHDKSLRGHDKPPLGFNKYKLFKQSQPQLKNLQDTDFFKRPKSKKLRNKTFATVKRKRRSLSRRKSNNSPKHLEAHRGRRKHRSSGKVTNARTFTSRDVTRSHRGQQQRKEADATIRRLKNSPQKSRRVEKSFVLRRNKLSHNSPTRNRQLRKRLENQRNISHENTRMKTTDRKNKEAIINHKKNEKLSKSKSRRTRPKLSNKTEYKESHFKSKDSLQKAGRGKMGSVEGKLLSTCLNTLSRVCQLIDKCLLDAYQPERLAENEIRRSGKTRPHRRDYVRDNSKRGARRMMRPSTYIKIHKQRANERYKSSSPGRNRGTKQQNNWPQHTKYKQKDSRRNKRRSFVASNRRRQPWE from the exons ATGTTCTCCTGGGCTCCG TACACAGCAGCGCTACTGCTGGTCCTAGCAGCAACAGCGAGAACCTCGAccaaaggacagcagcaggagcaaggtgACATCACCTTCGACCTCCTCCAGGAACCGGCAAAACCCGACCCTGCAGAGGATGCCGTCGTTCGCGACCTTCTCCGGACAGAAGACGACCCCGTAAAGGCCAGCAGCCCTGCAGGGGACGACTCAACAAATTCCCATCCCGAGGAAGATGACGTTGTCTTGGACCTCAGTAGTCCTGAAGCGGCTGGTCCCGAACTGCCCGCGGACAGTCAAGAGGTCTCTGCTGCAGGTGGGTCCCCCGACCTCGACACCATTGTAGCAG GCCACGGAGAAGACAAGTCCAACAAGGCAGGTGATAAGGACCAGCTCGGCTACAAGGACCAGCTCGGCTACAAGGACCAGCTCGGCTACAAGGACCGCCACTACAACAATCACGACCAGGACAATGCCAAG GGCCCTCATGATAGCCAGGACAAGAGGGCCAAGGGTCCCCACGATAGCCAGGACCAGAGGGCCAAGGGTCCCCACGATAGCCAGGATCAGAGGGCCAAGGGTCCCCACGATAGCCAGAACCAGAGGGCCAAGGGCCACAACGACAAACCCAAGTACCGTGTGAACGTTCACAAGGAAGGGAGTCACCACTACGGCCATCGCAATAAATCTCATAAAGATAAG GGGAATAACGATTCGTACCGTAAGGAGAAGACTCTCCACAACAACAGGAAGTTCGAGCACCTTGAGGCCAAGAAGCACTTCGACCACCGCGACGCCAAGAAGCACTTCGACCACCGCGACGCCAAGAAGCACTTCGACCACCGCGACGCCAAGAAGCGCTTCGACCACCGCGACGCCAAGAAGCGCTTAGAGCACCCCGACTCCAAGAATCACTTCGACCACCGCGACGCCAAGAAGCGCTTAGAGCACCGCGATGCCAAGAAGCGCTTCGACCACAGCGACGCCAAGAAGCGCTTAGAGCACCGCGACGCCAAGAAGCGCTTCGACCACCGCGACACCAAGAAACGCTTTGACCACCGCGACGCCAAGAAGCGCTTCGACCACAGCGACGCCAAGAAGCGCTTAGAGCACCGCGACGCCAAGAAGCGCTTCGACCACCGCGACACCAAGAAACGCTTTGACCACCGCGACGCCAAGAAGCGCTTCGACCACCGCGACACCAAGAAACGCTTTGACCACCGCGACGCCAAGAAGCGCTTCGACCACCGCGACACCAAGAGGCAATCCTTTAAGTACTCTGACCCTGGCATCTCCACTAAGGCCACCAGGAGGCGGGACTCCAAGAGCGCCTACAACAAG AGGGGTAGCTCGATCAAAAGTGACGTTACAAGTAGCGATGCAGGGTCGAGTGAGAAACCTTCTGGGGTCTCAGGAGTGACAAGGAGCACCGTGAACAAAATCCACTACAAGAGAAAAGCTAAAAGTGTCGTTCGTCATATTAAAGGTGAAAAAGAAAAGGCTAAGTCATCGAAGGTACAGAGCTCTAGTTCAAAATACAAGAGTTTAAGAAGCTCTGAAGCAAAATTTCAGAGCGTGAAAGATTCCAAAGGGAGATATAAAAGAGCTCAACAAAATAAGGCAGAGTCGAGAACAAAATTTAATACTACTCAAAAAATTAAGCCAAGAGTGAAGGGAGATAGACAAAGAAATGTTAGGAATACAAAACATATTTCAAAACCAAAATTCACAAAAGCACCAGAGAGACAAAGAGGTCAGAAAGAACAAGGCCAAGAAAACAAATTTGGCTCTACAGATATTGGACACAAACAGAGACGTGAAAATGTTGCGAAAGTTAGTAAGAATAAAGCCGCCAAGGTAATAAAAAAGACAAAGTTATTACATTCTTCTAAGGAAACAAGTCGTCAGTATTCTCAGAAAGAGAAGTTAAGTAAAGGATCTGGAGAGCTTTCTCAAAGACGTCGGGGAGGCAAGAAGCCGCACAAACCTCTCTTCAGTTTTGTTCACCGGGAAACACGAGAACAAAGTGAAGAACAATTGGCAAATTTAAAGAAAGAGAGAAACAAAAGAGAGATCTCAGCATCCGTCAACTCGAAAATACGACATCGTAAGTCTGGTGGGTCAGGGCGCAAGGAAGGCAGGAGAGGGGGGCAACGCAAGCTTAAATCACACCTTGGGAGCTCCCAGCGGCAAAGTGAGAGAGAAAACGATGTAAGTCATTCATTGCATTTGAAGCAGCTGAGAAAAGAGCCACACGCGAATAAGATTAAGAAGAAAAAATCAATTACAAACCGGACAAGAAACTGGAAAACCTCGAAGAGCACTACAAGACGCAATCGTCAGCTTCTTGGAAAAAACAATAAGAACAATGACATAACACCAAGAAGCGAGAAATATCAAGAGAGTGTCACAAAAAATCGAACCAATAACGAAAAAAAGTTCAAATCTCAAGCCTTTCAGGGGAACTACGGCAGAAAAAGCCACAACCCTCAAGGGAAGATGAGACAAAAACAAAGGATTATAAGGACTAATCTTAGAAAGCGAAAAGTGAAGATAAGCGATGTCAACATTGACACCAAAAGGGAAAGAAGAAGTGAGACAAAAATCAAAACAGACCGCAGCACGAGGAAGAACACTGCTAAGAATCCACTAAGTGGCAAACTTCTACGATCAAGGCAAGACGCAGGGAACAAAATAAATCGAAGGCAGGAAACAATGAACGAAAGAAATCGATGGAAGGAAGGCAGAAACAAGAGTTTTCGAAGGCAGGAAGTGAGGAACAAGAGTAATCGACGGCTCGAAGCAAGGAACAAAAGTAATCGGGGGAAGGAAGGAAAAAGCAAGAACTATCAATCGCAGGGAGCAAGGAATAAGTATAATCGAGGGCAGGAAACACGGAACAAGAATAATCCAGGGAAGGTAGGAAAAAATAAGAGTTATCAAAGGCAGAAAACAAAGGACAAAAGAAGCCGAAGGCAAGAAGCAGGGAAAAAGATTTATCAACCAAATATGAGAATAAGCAAAAGGAAGGAATCAAATATCAataaaaataggcgcagagaagaACGTGTATCTAGACCTCGAAATCCTCAAAATCGAGAACACCGGGTCCCTCAACCCTCTCCCCGGGGCCGTGTCAAAGATCTCCAGAACCTTGACAAATCTATCCGGGGCCATGATAAATCTCTCCGGGGCCATGATAAACCTCCCCTGGGGTTTAACAAATATAAACTATTCAAACAAAGTCAACCTCAATTAAAAAACCTTCAAGATACTGATTTTTTCAAAAGACCAAAATCTaaaaaattgagaaacaagacatTTGCAACAGTCAAAAGGAAAAGGAGGTCGTTGTCGCGCAGAAAGTCCAACAACTCTCCAAAACACCTAGAGGCTCATAGAGGTCGCAGGAAGCACCGGAGCTCTGGTAAAGTTACTAACGCAAGAACGTTTACATCCAGAGACGTTACGAGATCACACCGAGGGCAGCAGCAGAGGAAAGAAGCTGATGCAACAATCAGAAGGCtgaagaattcgcctcaaaaatctagAAGGGTTGAGAAAAGTTTTGTCCTCCGGAGAAACAAACTAAGCCACAACTCCCCGACAAGAAACAGACAGTTACGAAAACGACTCGAAAACCAGAGGAACATTTCACATGAAAACACAAGAATGAAGACCACAGATCGCAAAAACAAAGAAGCAATTATAAATCACAAGAAAAATGAAAAATTATCCAAGAGCAAATCCAGAAGAACTCGGCCAAAACTTTCCAACAAGACAGAATACAAGGAAAGTCACTTTAAGTCTAAGGACTCCCTACAGAAGGCAGGGAGAGGGAAAATGGGAAGTGTCGAAGGAAAGTTGTTGAGTACGTGTCTCAATACTCTGTCCAGAGTTTGTCAGTTAATCGACAAATGCCTCCTCGACGCTTACCAACCGGAGCGACTCGCAGAAAACGAGATTCGTCGCTCAGGAAAAACGAGACCTCACCGGAGAGACTACGTTAGAGACAACAGCAAGAGGGGAGCGAGGAGAATGATGCGACCATCGACATATATCAAGATACACAAACAAAGAGCCAATGAACGCTATAAGAGCAGCTCTCCAGGGAGAAACAGAGGAACAAAACAACAAAATAACTGGCCACAACACACGAAATATAAACAAAAAGACTCAAGACGCAACAAAAGGCGAAGTTTTGTTGCTAGTAACAGGAGACGCCAGCCATGGGAATAA